The Treponema medium genome has a window encoding:
- the csx2 gene encoding TIGR02221 family CRISPR-associated protein yields the protein MAYTLISSVGTGMYNEQDGKYKNTRYQFLNGHKCETRIFLHALLTERYKDFEQIVLIGSYTSSWDVFIDETDDSKLDLWMALKEECEPKEKTPAKGISEENRKLLEAYLSERYHIPFTIAVHVPKIDEDTSQEIFDIYTRLVSTLKPDTRVLLDITHGFRSMPILLYQAIQFHSLARNADTIFPVELVYGEYVRDQDISYVRNLSPYWDFYEYASCLRLFEEKLNAKPLAKKLFPYWEEGAKALERLSKIIECNYSLQIAEVMKQINNALKKDLTDQFEWIQKAKGIVAGIYERLHKDTLPEMLYAYSQLLEEKGLITQAVIALQVCAETAIVQKYASDAYIGDYDWWKDYGRDLYKKLIKDNRLYDLYQLENLRNEIAHGGARDKETKKYPSPESYPRIVKKGSAAVVTLFKILKEEV from the coding sequence ATGGCGTACACGCTCATTTCATCAGTGGGGACGGGAATGTATAATGAGCAAGACGGAAAGTATAAAAATACACGGTACCAATTTCTTAATGGTCACAAATGCGAAACCCGTATTTTTTTGCATGCGCTGCTGACAGAGCGGTATAAAGACTTTGAACAAATTGTGCTGATAGGGTCTTATACTTCAAGCTGGGATGTTTTTATTGATGAAACCGATGACAGTAAACTGGATTTATGGATGGCGCTGAAAGAAGAGTGTGAACCGAAAGAGAAAACTCCAGCAAAGGGAATTTCGGAAGAAAATAGAAAACTACTGGAGGCATATTTATCCGAACGGTATCACATTCCGTTTACGATAGCGGTACATGTTCCAAAAATTGATGAAGATACTTCGCAAGAAATTTTCGACATTTATACACGGCTTGTTTCAACACTTAAACCCGATACACGAGTCTTACTGGATATAACACATGGCTTTCGCTCTATGCCGATCCTGCTTTATCAGGCAATACAGTTTCATTCGCTTGCTCGAAACGCGGATACTATCTTTCCGGTTGAATTAGTATATGGAGAATACGTACGGGATCAAGATATATCGTATGTACGGAATTTATCGCCGTATTGGGATTTTTACGAATATGCTTCTTGCCTTCGCTTGTTTGAAGAAAAATTAAATGCAAAACCGCTTGCAAAAAAATTGTTCCCGTATTGGGAAGAAGGTGCAAAAGCGCTGGAGCGGTTGAGCAAGATTATCGAATGTAATTATTCATTACAAATAGCCGAAGTAATGAAGCAAATCAATAATGCGCTAAAAAAGGATCTTACCGATCAGTTTGAATGGATACAAAAGGCAAAAGGGATAGTAGCAGGAATCTATGAGCGGCTTCATAAAGATACCTTACCGGAAATGCTCTATGCATATTCTCAACTGCTTGAAGAAAAAGGTTTGATAACGCAGGCGGTTATCGCATTACAGGTATGTGCGGAAACTGCTATTGTACAAAAATATGCAAGCGATGCTTATATCGGCGATTATGATTGGTGGAAAGATTACGGAAGAGATCTGTACAAAAAGCTGATCAAAGACAACCGTTTATATGATTTATATCAATTAGAAAATTTACGGAACGAGATTGCACATGGCGGAGCACGGGATAAAGAAACAAAGAAATATCCTTCACCGGAAAGTTATCCGCGTATCGTAAAAAAAGGTTCCGCAGCGGTCGTAACATTATTTAAAATATTGAAGGAAGAAGTATGA
- a CDS encoding N-acetylneuraminate synthase family protein, producing MIKAFTVGKNIFSSQEHVLIIAEIGTGHNGSLQKAKELVAAAKESGADAVKFQIVYADEILHPDTGFVNLPTGRIPLYERFRELECSIDFYGELAQYAHKLGMLFSASAFGLRSANELRQLHPAFIKIASPELNHFPLLERVASFGLPVILSTGVSRLGDIERAISCLESNGLPADMRALLHCVTAYPAPETDYNTAVLQSLSMLFNSPVGISDHSLDPAAVPIAGLLSGACILEKHICLSRSDAGLDDPVALEPAQFFQMSKTVRELTGKSDEDIFNAAQGYGYSRDFLQRIIGDGEKKLAAAEKDNYGKTNRSLHYIKDLQKGAVLKNSDIAVLRTEKNLTAGESPEYLRYFIGSVLQKDVTGGSGAVFDDIIERKIR from the coding sequence ATGATAAAAGCGTTTACGGTAGGAAAAAACATATTTTCATCGCAAGAGCACGTGTTGATTATTGCGGAGATTGGAACAGGGCATAACGGCAGCTTGCAGAAGGCGAAAGAATTGGTAGCGGCTGCTAAAGAAAGCGGAGCAGACGCGGTTAAATTTCAGATTGTGTATGCAGATGAAATTTTGCATCCCGATACCGGTTTTGTGAATTTACCGACCGGAAGGATTCCTCTCTATGAACGCTTCAGAGAGCTGGAGTGCAGTATTGATTTTTACGGTGAATTGGCACAGTACGCACATAAGCTTGGAATGCTTTTTTCCGCTTCGGCATTCGGGCTTCGTTCTGCCAATGAATTGCGGCAGCTTCATCCGGCTTTTATAAAAATTGCGTCGCCGGAACTCAATCATTTTCCGCTGCTTGAGCGTGTTGCTTCATTCGGACTGCCGGTTATTCTTTCGACCGGTGTCTCTCGGCTTGGAGATATTGAACGTGCTATAAGCTGTTTGGAAAGCAACGGGTTACCTGCCGATATGCGGGCGTTGCTTCATTGTGTAACGGCCTATCCTGCGCCGGAAACGGATTATAATACGGCGGTGCTGCAATCCTTGTCGATGTTGTTTAACAGTCCTGTCGGTATCAGTGATCATTCTCTTGATCCTGCTGCAGTTCCGATAGCGGGGTTATTGAGCGGCGCCTGTATTCTTGAAAAGCATATTTGTCTTTCCCGCAGCGATGCCGGTCTTGATGATCCTGTTGCGTTGGAACCCGCGCAGTTTTTCCAGATGTCAAAAACTGTAAGGGAATTAACCGGTAAGTCCGATGAAGATATTTTTAACGCAGCGCAGGGTTACGGCTATTCTAGAGATTTTCTACAGCGCATTATCGGTGACGGTGAAAAAAAACTTGCTGCTGCGGAAAAAGATAATTACGGTAAAACGAATCGTTCGCTGCATTATATAAAAGATTTACAGAAAGGCGCCGTGCTAAAAAACAGCGATATTGCCGTTTTACGAACCGAAAAGAATTTAACGGCTGGAGAGTCCCCTGAGTATTTACGGTACTTTATCGGATCGGTTTTGCAGAAAGATGTTACCGGAGGTTCCGGCGCTGTGTTTGACGATATTATAGAAAGGAAAATACGATAA
- a CDS encoding CRISPR-associated ring nuclease encodes MHILITTFGTSWQIVPELFGFTNPEDFPFFAGNEECTTIRERYGIKPVDELWLVSPENNEKALQPLCSWAKTQNVQLKIIVCHGVSELQTEKEILEMRSCIYASAAAAVQRAHARGGRCYLSLAGGRKTMSADMQDAGYLFGCDAIFHIIDAFPAGNKEIRNTFNADCLESTAGEYSRYFLPVVINRNIPKNFILMDESISYPPVQFTDDNRCLFCDGSRFALKIQQLKDQSSNLYRNFSESLLMKKTLERPAFHKLSFLDPEKSTAYKQLSSARIKKKIWCC; translated from the coding sequence ATGCATATTTTAATAACAACTTTTGGTACATCATGGCAGATTGTTCCGGAGCTTTTCGGTTTTACTAATCCCGAAGACTTTCCTTTTTTTGCCGGCAATGAGGAATGTACAACAATCCGGGAACGGTACGGCATCAAACCGGTTGATGAATTATGGCTGGTTAGCCCGGAAAATAACGAAAAGGCTTTGCAGCCGCTGTGCAGCTGGGCGAAAACACAAAATGTTCAGCTCAAAATCATTGTTTGCCATGGTGTTAGTGAACTGCAAACTGAAAAAGAAATTCTTGAGATGCGTTCTTGTATCTACGCTTCAGCGGCTGCGGCGGTACAGCGTGCCCACGCACGCGGAGGGCGCTGTTATCTCTCGCTTGCAGGCGGCAGAAAAACAATGAGCGCCGATATGCAGGATGCCGGCTATCTTTTTGGATGTGATGCTATCTTCCATATTATTGATGCGTTCCCTGCCGGAAACAAAGAGATACGGAACACATTTAATGCCGATTGCCTTGAGTCTACCGCAGGTGAATACAGCCGGTATTTTCTGCCGGTGGTAATTAACCGGAATATCCCTAAAAATTTTATATTGATGGACGAGTCTATCTCCTATCCGCCGGTGCAATTTACGGATGATAACCGGTGTCTGTTTTGTGATGGCAGTAGATTTGCTCTCAAAATACAGCAGCTGAAAGATCAATCTTCAAATCTCTACCGCAATTTTTCAGAATCGCTTTTGATGAAAAAAACACTGGAACGTCCTGCATTCCACAAGCTTTCTTTTTTAGATCCGGAAAAATCCACCGCTTACAAGCAACTATCATCGGCAAGGATAAAGAAAAAGATTTGGTGCTGCTGA
- a CDS encoding J domain-containing protein gives MSDYYETLGSLLRDRLGTDEDPFEQAIEGRQGKYRSAGNKIERRVPKKRTYKEPEQKLEPIRVPVPNALTEDFAILQVLPGVPLDYCKKAWKHLLKKYHPDVIAEESARQQAASIVRRINRSYKRIEIWFSTGKVQDYDSL, from the coding sequence ATGTCGGATTATTACGAAACCCTCGGCAGTTTGCTGCGTGATCGGCTTGGCACGGATGAGGATCCCTTTGAACAAGCGATAGAAGGCCGGCAGGGTAAATACCGAAGCGCCGGAAATAAAATAGAACGGCGTGTTCCTAAAAAAAGGACGTACAAAGAACCTGAACAAAAACTTGAACCGATACGTGTACCCGTTCCCAATGCTTTAACGGAAGATTTTGCCATTCTGCAAGTGCTTCCGGGAGTTCCGCTTGACTATTGTAAAAAAGCATGGAAACACTTATTGAAAAAATATCATCCCGATGTCATTGCCGAAGAATCTGCACGGCAGCAAGCTGCATCTATTGTCCGAAGAATAAATCGTTCCTATAAGCGTATCGAAATATGGTTTTCAACCGGTAAGGTACAGGATTATGACAGTTTATGA
- a CDS encoding transposase family protein, protein MVKCSWGGTMTLQESFENIKDERIERCKKHNLVDILMLVFVGVLCGYKSIEGITSAAAIRRPR, encoded by the coding sequence ATGGTAAAATGTTCTTGGGGTGGAACAATGACATTACAAGAATCATTTGAGAACATTAAAGACGAAAGAATCGAAAGATGCAAGAAACACAATCTCGTCGATATACTGATGCTCGTGTTTGTGGGAGTATTGTGCGGGTATAAAAGTATAGAAGGTATAACTTCGGCAGCCGCAATAAGGAGGCCTCGTTAA
- a CDS encoding ISAs1 family transposase: protein MHERHSARILQKMKWWRLTGKPSDTLNMHRQAKIKELIKPLMSFQLRAHSLGVCFGQVKTEEKSNEITAIPELLDLLDLKGMIVTIDAMGCQKKIVEKIAEKEAEYVISLKGNQHPDALRRGVVLIR, encoded by the coding sequence ATGCACGAGAGACATTCGGCAAGAATATTGCAGAAAATGAAGTGGTGGCGATTAACGGGAAAACCATCCGACACTCTGAATATGCACCGACAGGCGAAGATAAAAGAGCTCATAAAGCCGCTCATGTCGTTTCAGCTCAGGGCGCACTCCCTCGGTGTGTGCTTCGGGCAGGTGAAAACAGAAGAAAAATCAAATGAAATTACCGCCATTCCTGAACTTCTGGATCTGTTAGACTTAAAAGGAATGATTGTTACTATAGACGCGATGGGGTGTCAGAAAAAAATCGTGGAGAAAATAGCAGAAAAGGAAGCAGAGTATGTTATTTCTCTGAAAGGAAATCAACACCCCGACGCTCTGCGTCGGGGTGTTGTTCTCATAAGGTGA
- the csx20 gene encoding CRISPR-associated protein Csx20, which yields MNALCLLNHQLTENQRDELKTTFGVEAIVYPPPKTADLWAQLPPDDISAQLLLPFTQWIDSYASSGMPIVIQGEAGAVTALVCYCLKSGLIPLHSVTRREATETRSGETVQRSYIFRHIRFRRYTLIS from the coding sequence ATGAATGCACTCTGTTTACTCAATCATCAGCTGACAGAAAATCAAAGAGATGAATTAAAAACAACATTCGGGGTAGAAGCTATTGTGTACCCGCCGCCGAAGACGGCTGATCTCTGGGCACAGCTTCCGCCGGATGATATTTCTGCGCAGCTTCTTTTGCCATTCACGCAATGGATTGATAGCTATGCCTCTTCCGGTATGCCGATTGTTATTCAAGGGGAAGCGGGAGCGGTTACCGCATTGGTGTGCTATTGTTTAAAATCGGGGCTGATTCCGCTGCATTCGGTTACGCGGCGGGAGGCAACGGAAACCCGTAGCGGAGAAACGGTACAGCGTTCGTATATTTTTCGGCACATCCGCTTCCGCCGGTATACCTTGATATCGTGA